A genomic window from Salvia hispanica cultivar TCC Black 2014 chromosome 5, UniMelb_Shisp_WGS_1.0, whole genome shotgun sequence includes:
- the LOC125186211 gene encoding 3-oxoacyl-[acyl-carrier-protein] synthase I, chloroplastic has product MQALQSTSLRPSPLDSLRRNNARAPPKRRPFAISASAAAPKRETDPKKRVVITGMGLVSVFGNDVDAYYDKLLAGESGITLIDRFDASKFPTRFGGQIRGFKADGYIDGKNDRRLDDCLRYCIVAGKKALESADLGGDKLDKIDKVRAGVLVGTGMGGLSVFSDGVQALIEKGHRKITPFFIPYAITNMGSALLAIDLGLMGPNYSISTACATSNYCFYAAANHIRRGEADLMVVGGTEAAIIPIGLGGFVACRALSQRNDDPKTASRPWDQDRDGFVMGEGAGVLVMESLEHAMKRDAPIIAEYLGGAVTCDAYHMTDPRADGLGVSSCILDALQDAGVSPEEVNYINAHATSTLVGDLAEINAIKKVFKDTSEIKINATKSMIGHCLGAAGGLEAIATVKAITTGWLHPSINQFNPEPSVEFDTVANEKKQHEVNVAISNSFGFGGHNSVVAFSAFKP; this is encoded by the exons ATGCAAGCCCTCCAATCCACCTCCCTCCGCCCTTCCCCCCTCGATTCCCTCCGCCGCAACAATGCCAGAGCCCCACCTAAGAGGCGCCCCTTCGCAATTTCCGCATCCGCCGCGGCGCCCAAGCGCGAGACGGACCCCAAGAAGCGCGTCGTCATCACCGGAATGGGGCTCGTCTCCGTCTTCGGCAACGACGTCGACGCCTACTACGACAAGCTGTTGGCCGGCGAGAGCGGCATCACTCTCATCGACCGCTTCGACGCCTCCAAATTCCCCACGCGCTTCGGCGGCCAGATTAGGGGCTTCAAAGCCGATGGATACATTGACGGCAAAAACGATCGGAGATTGGACGATTGCTTGAGGTACTGCATTGTTGCCGGGAAGAAGGCGCTCGAGAGCGCGGATCTCGGCGGCGACAAGCTTGACAAG ATTGACAAGGTTCGAGCTGGTGTTTTAGTTGGGACAGGAATGGGAGGTCTTAGTGTATTTTCTGACGGTGTTCAGGCTCTAATTGAGAAGGGTCACAGGAAGATTACTCCTTTTTTCATACCGTATGCCATAACGAACATGGGATCTGCATTGCTAGCAATTGATCTTGGCTTGATGGGGCCAAACTATTCAATTTCAACTGCTTGTGCTACTTCAAATTATTGCTTTTATGCAGCTGCGAATCACATTCGTAGAGGTGAAGCAGATTTGATGGTAGTAGGTGGGACTGAAGCTGCCATTATACCAATTGGACTGGGAGGTTTTGTTGCATGCAGAGCTCTATCTCAAAGAAACGATGACCCAAAAACTGCTTCTAGGCCTTGGGACCAAGATCGAGATGGCTTTGTGATGGGTGAAGGTGCTGGAGTCTTG GTTATGGAAAGTCTGGAACATGCAATGAAACGAGATGCACCAATAATTGCTGAGTATTTGGGTGGTGCTGTAACTTGTGATGCTTATCACATGACTGATCCCAGGGCTGATGGGCTTGGTGTCTCTTCATGCATCCTGGATGCCCTTCAAGATGCTGGTGTTTCTCCTGAGGAG GTTAACTATATAAACGCCCATGCAACTTCCACCCTTGTTGGTGATTTAGCAGAGATAAATGCTATTAAGAAGGTATTCAAGGATACttcagaaattaaaatcaacGCAACTAAG TCAATGATAGGGCACTGCCTAGGTGCTGCTGGTGGTTTGGAAGCCATTGCAACAGTGAAAGCCATCACAACAGGCTGGCTTCACCCTTCGATAAATCAATTC AATCCAGAGCCTTCCGTTGAGTTTGACACTGTTGCAAATGAGAAGAAGCAACACGAAGTCAATGTTG cgatttcaaattcatttgGATTTGGCGGACACAACTCTGTTGTAGCATTTTCTGCATTCAAGCCCTGA
- the LOC125188272 gene encoding receptor-like protein EIX1: MAIKFLVVVLVCVFVSGEAEVRCIEREREALLSFKNGLIDDYGFLSSWESDECCKWHGVECSNATGHVINLQLNNEYHYGGFQGEVGSSLLELYHLNYLDLSWNDFGGNPIPKFIGSMKQLQHLYLRGCNFGGIVPPQIGNLTNLQSLALSHNSLRIENLNWLSSLSLLSYLSLSQIDLSQTNWLQHILSLHSLHELHLNTCNLKDSSPSLNSSSTSLSILALSDNHLTFSALNWLSNISTVLVEISMSSNAIGGSIPIALLDKITFIEHLDLSDNMLEGQIPKSLCTLSRLRVLVLYENDLSGNLENLFGNACAKGILESLQILELARNKLDGSLPDLRAFSALTEVYLEGNNFTGSIPPSIGQLSNLHALDLSGNFLNGIVSESHFKKLDMLKMLDLSFNSLILHFAPNWIPTFQLEVILLAGCNVGPSFPKWIQTQRNFSVLDLSIAGIIDEAPTWLWSISPLLEHLFLSSNQISGTIPNLSSTSITFLDLSNNSIAGPIPLFYANAETILLSGNMFSGSISSICKTRHNQLVVLDLYNNQLLGELPNCWKKMPNMVFLNVANNRFWGEIPRSLGSLHELAALQLRGNRLSGEFPSTLRRCQNLELVDVAENELTGDVPIWLGEVYNMRYLNLAGNKLHGGIPVEICNLTRIRILDLSKNNLSGKIPDCFNSFTSMAKKDSPFTHLGHYYSFYYNDNLPNENVVKYFEYSSIQWKGQESEYRKHLILLKLIDLSSNRLSGNIPQSFSNMKGLISLNLSSNSFTGNIIPDIGEMEMLECLDLSDNQLSGKIPTSLAQLQYLAVLDLSNNNLSGEIPTSTQLQSFNASAYAENDGLCGPPLALCNEDVLKPPTTNPGGNADEKGISLSFMQEVGISMGFGFIFGFWGVVGTFVLKKSWRIAFFKFL, translated from the coding sequence ATGGCAATCAAATTTCTTGTTGTTGTTCTTGTCTGTGTGTTCGTTTCAGGAGAAGCAGAAGTGAGATGCatagagagggagagagaagctCTTCTAAGCTTCAAGAATGGCCTCATCGATGACTATGGCTTTCTCTCCTCGTGGGAAAGCGACGAATGTTGCAAATGGCATGGTGTTGAATGCAGCAATGCCACTGGCCATGTGATCAACCTCCAACTCAATAATGAGTATCATTATGGTGGATTTCAAGGTGAGGTTGGTTCTTCCTTGCTTGAGTTGTATCATTTAAACTATCTTGACCTCAGTTGGAACGATTTTGGAGGCAATCcaatcccaaaattcattGGTTCCATGAAACAGTTACAACACTTGTATCTTAGGGGTTGTAACTTTGGTGGGATTGTTCCTCCTCAGATAGGGAACCTTACCAATCTGCAATCACTTGCGCTCTCACATAACTCTCTGAGGATTGAGAATCTCAATTGGCTTTCAAGTCTCTCTTTGTTGTCTTATCTTAGTTTGAGTCAAATTGACTTGAGTCAAACTAACTGGCTGCAGCATATCCTGAGCCTTCACTCCCTCCATGAATTGCACTTAAACACCTGTAACTTGAAGGATAGTAGCCCTTCACTTAATTCTTCTTCTACGTCTCTTTCTATCCTTGCTCTGTCTGATAACCACCTCACTTTTTCCGCATTGAATTGGTTATCTAACATTAGCACAGTTCTAGTGGAAATAAGCATGTCCTCCAATGCCATAGGTGGCTCGATTCCTATTGCATTACTTGACAAGATCACTTTCATTGAGCATCTTGATCTTTCCGATAACATGCTTGAAGGTCAAATCCCAAAATCTTTGTGTACTCTGAGTCGTTTGCGTGTCTTAGTCCTTTATGAAAATGACTTGAGCGGAAACCTTGAAAATTTGTTCGGAAATGCATGTGCCAAAGGAATATTGGAATCACTCCAAATTCTGGAATTGGCTCGTAATAAACTCGATGGATCACTGCCGGACCTGAGAGCATTTTCTGCACTGACAGAAGTGTACCTCGAGGGAAACAACTTCACAGGCTCCATTCCTCCGAGTATTGGCCAACTATCTAATCTTCATGCTCTAGATCTTTCTGGTAATTTTCTGAATGGGATAGTCTCTGAGTCCCACTTCAAAAAGCTTGATATGTTGAAAATGCTAGATTTATCCTTCAATTCATTGATATTGCATTTTGCTCCTAATTGGATTCCAACTTTTCAGTTGGAAGTTATATTGTTAGCAGGATGCAATGTGGGCCCCTCTTTCCCAAAATGGATTCAAACTCAGAGAAATTTCTCCGTTCTTGATCTCTCTATAGCTGGTATAATAGATGAAGCGCCAACATGGTTGTGGAGTATTTCACCTTTGTTAGAGCACTTATTTCTTTCCAGCAATCAAATTAGTGGCACTATTCCCAACCTCTCATCCACTTCCATCACATTTTTAGATCTTAGTAACAATAGTATCGCAGGTCctattccattattttatGCCAATGCTGAAACTATTCTATTGAGTGGAAATATGTTCTCTGGttcaatttcatctatttGCAAAACTCGTCATAATCAGCTTGTTGTCCTTGACCTCTACAATAATCAGTTGCTAGGAGAGCTTCCCAACTGCTGGAAGAAAATGCCAAACATGGTATTTCTCAATGTGGCTAACAACAGGTTTTGGGGTGAAATTCCTCGCTCTTTGGGGTCTTTACACGAGCTTGCTGCACTACAGTTGCGGGGTAATAGGTTATCAGGAGAGTTTCCTTCCACTTTGAGACGTTGCCAAAACTTGGAGTTAGTGGATGTTGCGGAGAATGAGTTAACAGGAGATGTCCCTATTTGGCTTGGCGAAGTATACAACATGAGATATCTAAATCTTGCCGGAAATAAATTGCATGGTGGTATTCCTGTTGAAATATGCAATCTTACTCGCATTCGAATTCTGGACTTGTCTAAAAACAACTTGTCTGGAAAAATACCTGATTGCTTCAACAGTTTTACTTCCATGGCTAAAAAGGATTCACCATTTACGCATCTGGGGCATTATTACTCTTTCTATTACAATGATAATCTTCCAAACGAGAATGTTGTAAAGTACTTTGAGTATTCATCAATTCAATGGAAAGGTCAAGAATCGGAATACAGGAAACATCTCATACTTCTCAAACTCATTGATCTTTCAAGCAATAGATTGTCTGGAAACATTCCCCAATCATTTTCCAATATGAAGGGATTGATTTCCTTGAACCTATCATCGAATAGTTTCACGGGAAATATAATTCCAGATATTGGTGAGATGGAGATGTTAGAATGTCTTGATCTATCGGACAATCAATTGTCTGGAAAAATACCCACAAGCTTGGCACAATTACAGTACTTGGCTGTTCTTGATTTGTCGAACAACAATTTGTCTGGAGAAATTCCAACGAGTACTCAACTTCAGAGCTTCAATGCATCTGCTTATGCTGAGAATGATGGACTTTGTGGGCCCCCTCTCGCGTTGTGTAACGAAGATGTCTTGAAGCCACCCACCACTAATCCAGGGGGAAACGCGGATGAGAAAGGCATCAGCCTCTCATTTATGCAAGAAGTTGGCATATCAATGGGCTTTGGttttatatttggattttggggAGTTGTTGGTACTTTCGTACTGAAGAAATCATGGAGAATTGCATTCTTCAAATTCTTGTGA
- the LOC125188273 gene encoding endonuclease III homolog 2, chloroplastic-like produces the protein MVTSSSRGVGFYSRKACNMKKVAKICLDKYDGDIPSTLEELLELPGIGPKMAHLVMNVGWNNVQGICIDTHVHRICNHLGWASSIAAGYSRPGTKQRTSTPEQTRESLQLWLPKEEWVPINPLLVGFGQTVCTPLRPRCGICKISDYCPSAFKETPSPLSTPTKKWTLME, from the exons ATGGTAACGAGCTCCTCTAGAGGG GTCGGTTTCTATTCGAGAAAAGCATGCAACATGAAAAAAGTCGCAAAAATCTGTCTCGACAAGTACGATGGAGATATTCCCAGTACACTAGAGGAGTTGCTCGAGCTTCCCGGGATCGGCCCTAAAATGGCTCATCTG GTCATGAATGTCGGGTGGAACAATGTTCAAGGAATATGCATAGACACTCACGTGCACCGTATTTGCAATCACCTTGGATGGGCCAGTAGTATCGCAGCT GGTTATTCGCGCCCGGGCACTAAGCAG AGAACTTCAACGCCCGAGCAAACCAGAGAATCTTTGCAGCTATGGCTACCCAAGGAAGAATGGGTTCCCATCAATCCTCTTCTG GTAGGTTTCGGGCAGACTGTGTGCACTCCTCTTAGACCGCGTTGTGGGATATGCAAGATAAGTGATTATTGCCCGTCGGCCTTCAAAGAGACACCTAGCCCGTTGTCCACACCGACCAAAAAATGGACATTGATGGAGTAG
- the LOC125186969 gene encoding high mobility group B protein 14-like isoform X1, with product MKHNYSTNSLIGRCKTLHRNQAALPPRWSKSKLEVVQLPQLRLLGELVWQEKPRRLQGRRRREKREDFRKEYQDANPDVKSMRDIGKACGEKWKTMTYEEKVKYYDIATEKRAEFDIAMTNFTKKKESGEFDEDDSQLDDDSDFDG from the exons atgaaGCACAATTACTCTACAAATTCCCTGATCGGTCGCTGCAAAACCCTCCACCGCAATCAAGCGGCGTTGCCGCCGAGATggtcaaaatcaaaactagaAGTTGTTCAACTTCCTCAGCTTCGGCTTCTAG GAGAATTGGTTTGGCAGGAGAAACCAAGAAGGCTGCAAGGAAGAAGACGGCGCGAAAAAAG GGAGGATTTTCGTAAGGAATACCAAGACGCTAATCCTGATGTCAAGTCAATGCGCGAT ATTGGGAAAGCATGCGGGGAGAAGTGGAAAACAATGACATATGAG GAAAAGGTGAAGTACTATGATATTGCCACTGAAAAACGAGCAGAGTTTGATATAGCTATGACAAACTTCACTAAGAAAAAG GAGAGTGGTGAATTTGATGAAGATGATTCGCAACTTGATGACGACTCAGATTTCGATGGATGA
- the LOC125186969 gene encoding high mobility group B protein 14-like isoform X2: protein MVKIKTRSCSTSSASASRRIGLAGETKKAARKKTARKKVSKIDAMKPKKPPTAFFYFMEDFRKEYQDANPDVKSMRDIGKACGEKWKTMTYEEKVKYYDIATEKRAEFDIAMTNFTKKKESGEFDEDDSQLDDDSDFDG from the exons ATggtcaaaatcaaaactagaAGTTGTTCAACTTCCTCAGCTTCGGCTTCTAG GAGAATTGGTTTGGCAGGAGAAACCAAGAAGGCTGCAAGGAAGAAGACGGCGCGAAAAAAGGTATCAAAAATTGACGCCATGAAGCCCAAGAAACCTCCCACGGCTTTCTTCTATTTCAT GGAGGATTTTCGTAAGGAATACCAAGACGCTAATCCTGATGTCAAGTCAATGCGCGAT ATTGGGAAAGCATGCGGGGAGAAGTGGAAAACAATGACATATGAG GAAAAGGTGAAGTACTATGATATTGCCACTGAAAAACGAGCAGAGTTTGATATAGCTATGACAAACTTCACTAAGAAAAAG GAGAGTGGTGAATTTGATGAAGATGATTCGCAACTTGATGACGACTCAGATTTCGATGGATGA
- the LOC125190602 gene encoding agamous-like MADS-box protein AGL29 isoform X2: MKLIEDENARTVTFSKRRAGLFKKATELSILCGTQIALIIFSLGGRAYSFGHPDVESIIGRFFNTNPTGTAPESSSSSRYRAAMLQEIKEQFDGKSKELETKKKRGKEIEAALESSSFHTSDEELDGLDFEQLRQLREKLVKMRDTMRRLANAYAVADAPPKLPVPVPVPVPMPVLNLAEVVKSRGASMIPADWLKL; the protein is encoded by the coding sequence ATGAAGTTGATAGAGGATGAAAATGCCAGAACTGTGACGTTCTCCAAAAGAAGAGCCGGGCTGTTCAAGAAAGCCACAGAGCTTTCTATTCTATGTGGGACTCAGATCGCCCTCATAATTTTCTCTCTTGGTGGTAGGGCCTATTCGTTCGGCCACCCTGATGTGGAGTCCATCATTGGTCGTTTCTTTAACACAAATCCAACAGGAACAGCGCCTGAATCTTCTAGCTCCTCAAGGTATCGCGCTGCCATGCTGCAGGAGATCAAGGAGCAGTTTGATGGAAAGAGCAAAGAACTggagacgaagaagaagagagggaAAGAGATCGAAGCAGCCTTGGAAAGCTCGTCATTTCATACCTCGGATGAGGAGTTGGATGGGCTTGATTTTGAACAACTGCGTCAACTGAGAGAGAAGTTGGTGAAGATGAGAGACACGATGCGTCGTCTTGCCAATGCCTATGCCGTAGCCGATGCTCCACCAAAGCTGCCGGTGCCAGTGCCAGTGCCAGTGCCAATGCCGGTGCTCAATCTAGCAGAAGTTGTGAAAAGTCGAGGTGCTTCTATGATTCCAGCTGATTGGCTGAAACTCTGA